In the Fusarium oxysporum f. sp. lycopersici 4287 chromosome 9, whole genome shotgun sequence genome, one interval contains:
- a CDS encoding flap endonuclease-1 (At least one base has a quality score < 10), translating to MGIKQLFSIIKEEAPDSIKEGEIKNQFGRKVAIDASMSIYSFLIAVRSEGQQLMNESGETTSHLMGMFYRTLRMVDNGIKPLYVFDGAPPKLKSGELAKRFQRKQEATEGLEEAKETGTAEDIEKFSRRTVRVTREHNAECQRLLKLMGIPYIIAPTEAEAQCAVLAQAGKVYAAASEDMDTLCFNAPILLRHLTFSEQRKEPIQEIHLEEGPRGPLTWRGSSLWIFVSCSAAITLTQFPRSAPALP from the exons ATGGGTATTAAGCAACTCTTTTCGATCATCAAGGAGGAAGCTCCAGATTCGATCAAGGAGGGTGAGATCAAGAACCAGTTCGGCCGCAAGGTCGCCATT GATGCTTCAATGAGTATCTACAGTTTCCTTATCGCCGTACGATCCGAAGGCCAACAGCTCATGAACGAGAGCGGCGAGACAACATCGCATCTCATGGGCATGTTCTACCGTACTCTGCGCATGGTTGACAACGGAATCAAGCCCCTCTACGTTTTCGATGGTGCACCACCTAAACTCAAGTCTGGCGAGTTGGCCAAGCGTTTCCAGCGCAAGCAGGAAGCTACCGAAGGCCTCGAGGAGGCTAAGGAGACTGGTACAGCAGAAGATATCGAGAAGTTCTCACGACGAACTGTTCGTGTCACTCGAGAGCACAATGCCGAATGCCAGCGTCTACTCAAGCTCATGGGCATTCCTTACATCATTGCGCCtactgaggctgaggccCAGTGTGCTGTCTTGGCCCAGGCTGGCAAGGTGTATGCGGCCGCCAGTGAAGATATGGACACTCTTTGCTTCAACGCACCCATTTTACTGCGCCATCTTACTTTCAGCGAACAACGCAAAGAGCCCATTCAGGAGATTCACCTAGAAGAAGGTCCTCGAGGGCCCTTAACATGGAGAGGAAGCAG TTTGTGGATCTTTGTATCCTGCTCGGCTGCGATTACCTTGACCCAATTCCCAAGGTCGGCCCCAGCACTGCCCTGA
- a CDS encoding acyl-CoA dehydrogenase yields MSKVFTTSDVASHNKPGDLYIIVDGDVYDLTKFQDDHPGGKKILQRVGGKDASKQFWKYHNEGILKKYKKQLQVGSLDSKPAAPEPKPEANAAPVPAAPTPKAVKTTQKEVAAKEEDAEALEPFGDQIPFADPAWYQSYHSPYFNESHAALRAEIREWVEKDIEPYVTDWDEAKEVPEEIYKEMGRRGYLAGLLGVKYPTQYVPQGIKSVAPEQWDLFHEMIITDELSRTGSGGFVWNIIGGFGIGCPPLMKFGKKELKDRIMPGILSGEKRICLAITEPDAGSDVANLTCEAKLSEDGKHYIVNGEKKWITNGIWADYFTVAVRTGEAGMNGVSLLLIERGEGVSTRRMPCQGVLSSGTTYITFEDVKVPVENLLGKQNQGFKVIMTNFNHERMGIIIQSLRFSRVCYEESVKYGSKRRTFGKKLIDHPVIRMKLAHMARQIEASYNWLENLIYQCERMGETEAMLRLGGPIAGLKAQSTLTFEFCAREASQIFGGLSYSRGGQGAKVERLYRDVRAYAIPGGSEEIMLDLSMRQSLRVAKAVGMKL; encoded by the exons ATGTCTAAAGTCTTTACCACAAGCGACGTTGCGTCGCATAACAAGCCCGGCGACTTGTACATCATTGTCGATGGCGATGTTTACGATTTGACAAAATTTCAAGACGACCACCCAG GTGGTAAGAAGATTCTCCAGCGCGTCGGCGGCAAGGACGCTTCCAAGCAATTCTGGAAGTACCACAACGAGGGTATCCTcaagaagtacaagaagcagcttcagGTCGGATCTCTTGACTCCAAGCCCGCGGCCCCCGAGCCTAAGCCTGAGGCCAATGCTGCTCCGGTGCCCGCGGCCCCTACACCCAAGGCCGTGAAGACTACACAGAAGGAGGTTGCTgccaaggaggaagacgccGAGGCTCTTGAGCCTTTCGGTGACCAGATTCCCTTTGCTGACCCTGCCTGGTACCAAAGC TACCACTCACCATACTTCAACGAATCTCATGCTGCTCTCCGCGCCGAGATCCGCGAATGGGTTGAGAAAGATATCGAGCCTTATGTCACCGACTGGGAcgaggccaaggaggtcCCCGAGGAGATCTATAAGGAGATGGGTCGTCGCGGTTACCTCGCTGGTCTTCTCGGTGTCAAGTACCCAACCCAATATGTTCCTCAAGGTATCAAGTCTGTCGCTCCTGAGCAGTGGGATCTCTTCCACGAGATGATCATCACCGACGAGCTGTCCCGCACTGGCTCTGGTGGTTTCGTCTGGAACATCATCGGTGGCTTCGGTATTGGCTGCCCTCCTCTTATGAAGTTCGGTAAGAAGGAGCTCAAAGACCGTATCATGCCTGGTATCCTTAGTGGTGAGAAGCGCATTTGCTTGGCTATCACTGAGCCTGATGCTGGTAGTGATGTCGCCAACCTGACCTGCGAGGCCAAGCTGAGCGAGGATGGCAAGCACTACATCGTCAACGGTGAGAAGAAGTGGATTACCAACGGTATCTGGGCCGACTACTTCACCGTCGCTGTGCGAACTGGAGAGGCTGGTATGAACGGTGTGTCTCTGCTCCTCATCGAGCGTGGCGAGGGTGTTTCCACCCGACGCATGCCTTGCCAAGGTGTCCTGTCTTCAGGAACAACATACATCACCTTCGAAGATGTGAAGGTTCCCGTTGAGAACTTGCTCGGCAAGCAGAACCAGGGTTTCAAGGTCATCATGACCAACTTCAACCACGAGCGTATGGGTATTATCATCCAGTCCCTCCGATTCTCTCGTGTCTGCTACGAGGAGTCCGTCAAGTACGGTAGCAAGCGACGCACATTCGGCAAGAAGCTCATTGACCACCCTGTTATCCGCATGAAGCTCGCTCACATGGCTCGTCAAATCGAGGCCTCATACAACTGGCTCGAGAACCTCATCTACCAGTGCGAGCGCATGGGCGAGACAGAGGCTATGCTTCGACTCGGCGGTCCTATTGCTGGTCTCAAGGCTCAATCTACCCTCACATTTGAGTTCTGTGCCCGGGAAGCTAGTCAGATCTTCGGTGGTCTGAGTTACTCTCGAGGAGGCCAGGGTGCCAAGGTCGAGCGACTGTACCGTGATGTGCGAGCATATGCCATCCCCGGTGGCAGTGAAGAGATTATGCTTGATCTTAGCATGAGGCAGAGTCTGAGAGTTGCAAAGGCTGTGGGTATGAAGCTGTAA
- a CDS encoding ATP-dependent RNA helicase DHH1, producing MADQLADKLKSTQLSDGAPAASDEWKKNLNLPAKDNRQQTEDVTNTKGLEFENFALKRDLLMGIFEAGFEKPSPIQEEAIPVALTGRDILARAKNGTGKTAAFVIPTLERINPKVSKIQCLILVPTRELAMQTSQVCKTLGKHLGINVMVTTGGTGLRDDIIRLQDPVHIVVGTPGRILDLAGKNVADLSECPMFIMDEADKLLSIEFTPVIEQLLQFHPKDRQVMLFSATFPLSVKDFSDKNMVSPYEINLMDELTLRGITQYYAFVEEKQKVHCLNTLFSKLQINQSIIFCNSTNRVELLAKKITELGYSCFYSHAKMQQHARNRVFHDFRNGVCRNLVCSDLLTRGIDIQAVNVVINFDFPKNAETYLHRIGRSGRYGHLGLAINLINWDDRFNLYNIERDLGTEIQPIPASIDKSLYVYENPESIPRPISNMQRGQLPAAQGQQQPQTQQPQQYQQPQQMQQAGLPQQGQGNWQSQNPQHGNPHYNNGGRGRGRGRGYRGRGGQGAGGRGRGPPRDAQS from the exons ATGGCGGATCAGCTAGCAGACAAGCTGAAATCCACCCAACTCAG TGACGGTGCTCCCGCCGCGAGTGACGAGTGGAAGAAGAACCTGAACCTCCCCGCAAAGGATAACCGACAACAAACAGAG GATGTTACAAACACAAAGGGCCTCGAGTTCGAGAACTTTGCCCTCAAGCGAGATCTACTTATGGGAATTTTTGAAGCAGGATTTGAGAAACCTTCACCAATTCAAGAGGAAGCTATACCCGTCGCATTAACTGGTCGAGATATTCTTGCACGAGCAAAGAACGGCACTGGCAAGACAGCTGCCTTTGTCATCCCTACCTTGGAACGCATCAATCCCAAGGTTTCCAAGATTCAATGTCTTATCCTTGTTCCCACACGTGAGCTTGCCATGCAGACCTCGCAAGTCTGCAAGACCCTCGGCAAGCACCTCGGCATTAATGTTATGGTTACGACTGGTGGTACCGGTCTTCGAGATGACATTATTCGTCTGCAGGATCCCGTCCATATTGTGGTTGGTACCCCAGGCCGAATTCTCGATCTCGCTGGCAAGAATGTTGCCGACCTTAGCGAATGCCCCATGTTCATCATGGATGAAGCCGATAAGCTTCTATCCATCGAGTTTACTCCCGTTATCGAACAGCTTCTGCAATTTCACCCCAAGGACCGACAAGTCATGCTTTTCTCAGCCACATTCCCTCTGTCCGTCAAGGACTTTTCCGATAAGAACATGGTCAGCCCCTATGAGATCAACCTGATGGACGAGCTCACTCTGAGGGGTATCACTCAATACTACGCctttgttgaagagaagcaGAAGGTCCACTGCTTGAACaccctcttctccaagctcCAAATCAACCAGTCGATTATCTTCTGTAATTCCACCAACCGAGTCGAACTTCTCGCTAAGAAAATTACCGAACTTGGATACTCCTGCTTCTACAGTCATGCTAAGATGCAGCAACATGCACGAAACCGTGTTTTCCACGACTTCCGCAACGGTGTGTGCCGTAACTTGGTCTGTTCCGATCTCCTCACCCGTGGTATCGACATCCAGGCTGTCAACGTTGTCATCAACTTTGATTTCCCCAAGAATGCCGAGACCTACCTTCATCGCATTGGTCGATCTGGTCGTTATGGCCACCTTGGTCTGGCTATCAACCTGATCAACTGGGACGACCGCTTCAACCTCTACAACATTGAGCGGGATCTTGGCACTGAGATCCAGCCTATCCCCGCCAGCATCGACAAGAGTCTCTATGTCTACGAGAACCCTGAGTCGATCCCCCGACCCATCTCCAACATGCAAAGGGGACAGCTACCTGCGGCCCAGGGTCAGCAGCAGCCCCAAACTCAACAACCTCAGCAAtaccaacagcctcagcagaTGCAGCAGGCTGGTCTGCCTCAACAAGGCCAGGGTAATTGGCAGAGCCAAAACCCTCAGCACGGCAACCCGCACTATAACAACGGCGGGCGAGGTCGTGGACGAGGCCGTGGGTATCGTGGCCGCGGTGGCCAAGGCGCAGGCGGTCGAGGTCGCGGCCCGCCCCGCGATGCCCAatcctaa
- a CDS encoding 1-phosphatidylinositol-4-phosphate 5-kinase gives MPSFLSDQDNSTIFSNNPDILNLDPTNQFGFVNKERVNGGSIRHTRSDTINESFDESSVSSTHASDVSDSTPAPMNGNSNSTRPTSMSSNSNGMSATATHTQQDDANGVGKFGQQPMPNGTANLVDRTRQHSSDTNGINSNTASTNNYQHNNILSKPLPSEPQTTEGAPEKPPSRSFDGNHTLSLSPFPVEPRGSQSQTALSANNNTNTDAAQALHPRTNGTHRLSSPPIYNPSSAAASSTGHLQAPPGLKQRHTLDVPKYVPGRGSKDGMDTAQASGRFSPTNAGSSSGRRPSLSMGRRPTRSMQSDGPRDEIVPDEDALRWAEALRQKRASKRRRKEEEDDDRVLVGTKVDENHANWETAYNMLTGIRVSVSRTNAKLDRELTDADFETKQKSTFDIAGNELVPSAKYDFKFKDYAPWVFRRLRALFRLDPADYLMSLTGKYILSELGSPGKSGSFFYFSRDYKYIIKTIHHAEHKFLRKILKEYYQHVKDNPNMLLSQFYGLHRVKMPYGKKIHFVVMNNLFPPHRDIHTTFDLKGSTIGRDYREEDLEKNPRATLKDLNWLRRQRSLELGIQKKRMFLEQLQRDVALLKRLKIMDYSLLVGIHDVSRGNEENLRDKTLQVFNPGGEKSPDDEPNSVLLRTPSKLENQRKARELRQMIRQERPVPMGQSANKMPDELQEGQHRPGWVFGQDDGGFRATHEDNTPGDEIYYLGVIDCLTHYGIIKKIEHFWKGLSSDKTQISALPPDQYGDRFYHFIEGVTMSTEEAHREAERRHQEMIEAQRSENRVSSWNSRRRSSQAVPPMPTHVPPPPPGPRSPEAQETLERANKEAERSERHGHTENQVPDRVLSTGTSRDNRDSLQHEPILPVVQEAGENGRDDTEARPPRSSKDLNKSLPPTRAPPPTPPKSGYAGPGSADSGYAGLSNGTGPANQGQRVSIDSLNKELPPLPRKDGTDDNGVRLVA, from the exons ATGCCATCGTTTCTCTCCGATCAGGACAATTCGACAATCTTTAGCAATAACCCCgacatcctcaaccttgatccCACGAACCAGTTCGGTTTCGTCAACAAGGAGAGGGTGAATGGGGGTTCTATCCGCCACACCCGATCCGACACAATCAATGAGAGCTTTGACGAGAGCTCCGTTTCCTCTACACACGCGTCCGACGTCTCCGACTCAACACCGGCGCCTATGAATGGCAACAGTAACAGCACGCGGCCTACGAGCATGAGCTCTAATTCTAACGGCATGTCCGCTACGGCTACTCACACCCAACAAGACGATGCAAACGGAGTCGGAAAGTTTGGGCAGCAGCCCATGCCTAATGGCACAGCGAACCTAGTCGACCGTACACGCCAGCACTCATCCGATACCAATGGCATCAATTCCAATACAGCCTCTACCAATAATTATCAACATAACAACATACTATCAAAGCCCTTACCTTCGGAACCCCAAACGACAGAGGGAGCTCCCGAGAAGCCCCCAAGCAGGAGCTTTGATGGAAACCATACACTCTCACTTTCTCCTTTCCCTGTAGAGCCGCGCGGTTCTCAGTCACAAACTGCTCTCTCGGCGAATAATAATACGAACACCGATGCGGCGCAGGCACTGCACCCTCGCACAAATGGCACACATCGGttgtcatcaccaccaaTTTATAACCCGTCAAGTgcagcagcctcatcaacaggaCATTTACAAGCCCCCCCTGGTCTCAAGCAACGACATACCCTCGATGTACCAAAATACGTTCCGGGGCGCGGTTCAAAAGACGGAATGGATACAGCCCAAGCTAGTGGCCGCTTCTCCCCTACTAATGCTGGAAGTTCAAGTGGTCGACGACCCTCGTTGAGTATGGGTAGAAGGCCAACTCGATCAATGCAGTCAGATGGACCACGGGACGAGATTGTACCAGATGAGGATGCTCTTCGCTGGGCAGAGGCATTGCGACAAAAGAGAGCTagcaagaggaggagaaaggaggaagaggatgacgatCGCGTTCTTGTCGGCACCAAGGTCGATGAGAATCACGCCAACTGGGAGACCGCCTACAACATGCTTACAGGTATTCGTGTTTCGGTGTCGAGAACGAATGCCAAGCTCGACCGAGAGTTGACAGATGCCGATTTTGAGACTAAGCAGAAGTCGACGTTTGACATCGCCGGTAATGAGCTGGTGCCGTCTGCCAAGTACGAtttcaagttcaaggactACGCTCCTTGGGTCTTCCGCCGCCTCCGAGCTCTCTTCCGCCTGGACCCTGCTGATTATCTGATGTCGCTCACGGGCAAGTATATCCTATCTGAGCTGGGATCACCGGGCAAGAGTGGAAGTTTCTTTTACTTCTCCCGGGATTATAAGTATATCATCAAGACCATCCACCATGCTGAACATAAATTTCTCCGCAAGATTCTTAAGGAATATTACCAGCACGTCAAAGACAACCCCAATATGCTTCTTTCGCAGTTTTACGGCCTTCATCGAGTCAAGATGCCATATGGAAAGAAGATTCACTTTGTTGTGATGAACAACCTCTTCCCCCCACACCGGGATATTCATACCACTTTCGATCTGAAGGGCTCTACCATCGGTCGAGACTATAGGGAAGAAGATTTGGAGAAAAACCCAAGGGCGACCCTGAAGGATCTCAACTGGCTGAGGCGACAGCGGAGCCTCGAGTTGGGTATTCAGAAGAAGCGCATGTTTCTTGAGCAACTACAACGGGATGTTGCTCTCCTGAAGAGACTTAAGATCATGGACTACTCACTACTAGTTGGCATACATGATGTCTCTCGAGGGAATGAAGAGAACCTTCGTGACAAGACACTGCAAGTATTCAACCCCGGTGGTGAGAAGTCCCCCGACGACGAGCCCAACTCGGTCCTCCTTCGCACACCATCCAAATTGGAGAACCAACGTAAGGCTAGGGAACTGAGACAGATGATTCGCCAGGAGCGACCAGTACCTATGGGCCAGTCAGCAAACAAGATGCCTGATGAGTTGCAAGAAGGCCAACATCGACCTGGATGGGTCTTTGGTCAGGACGATGGTGGATTCAGGGCAACCCATGAAGATAATACTCCAGGGGATGAGATTTACTATCTCGGAGTCATCGACTGTCTCACTCAC TATGGAATTATCAAAAAGATTGAGCACTTCTGGAAGGGCTTATCAAGTGACAAGACACAAATTTCAGCACTACCACCTGACCAGTATGGTGACCGGTTCTACCATTTCATCGAGGGTGTCACCATGTCCACCGAAGAGGCTCACAGGGAGGCCGAGAGGAGACACCAGGAAATGATTGAAGCTCAACGTTCAGAAAACAGAGTGTCAAGCTGGAATTCTCGGCGCAGGTCGTCTCAGGCCGTTCCACCGATGCCAACCCATGTaccacctccaccacctgGCCCACGATCTCCGGAAGCTCAGGAAACGCTCGAACGGGCTAATAAGGAGGCCGAGCGCTCTGAGAGGCATGGGCATACCGAGAACCAGGTTCCAGACCGAGTCTTGAGTACCGGCACTTCTAGGGACAATCGCGACTCTTTGCAGCATGAGCCTATCTTGCCCGTCGTGCAAGAGGCAGGTGAAAATGGCCGTGACGACACCGAGGCCAGGCCCCCGAGATCCTCTAAAGACCTCAACAAGAGCCTCCCTCCGACGAGAGCACCGCCCCCAACTCCTCCCAAGTCAGGATATGCCGGACCCGGAAGCGCAGATAGTGGCTATGCAGGTCTCAGCAATGGCACAGGTCCCGCCAATCAAGGACAGAGAGTGAGCATTGATAGTCTCAATAAAGAGCTGCCGCCATTACCGAGGAAGGATGGGACAGACGACAATGGAGTACGACTGGTAGCTTAG